aggaagtgaaaagacaaagaagtgaggaaaaggaagtgcaaaaaaccaatgtgagaaagaagataatgaagtCATGTTGCTTGGGGGTGACATTGGCGAGAGCACGGAGGGGACACAGCTTGAGTTTAGTATCCGGGACATTGATTTGGATCAACACACAGCTGTGCTATCTAAGTTGAACGTCTGGTTGAATCATAACGGTAAAGCTTCCGCACAAGGGGTCCAattaaggaaaaggaagaggatcatTCCGAAGTGGAAGATCATTGAAGCCAGTGAATTGGTTCCAAAAACTGCGGCACAGACAACCGGACTGAAGACGTTAGACCCAATGAAGGCGATTCCCCATGATGATCTGGTTAATTTGCTGAAACTTTGTTGGGAATGGCGCCAGGACCCAAAGTAAGTCCCTTGCAATTATAAGATAGAAGCATGactgtatataatttttaatattggcCATTTTCTAAAACTGTTTTATATTCATAGTTTGGTGATGCAATTTGGAAACGTGGAAGCTGAGATTGAATTCTTGGCTTCCCTCGTGaaagctgatggttggctgaaaGGAGATGTAAGTGtaattgattatgcatttgttttaatgtccatagattatgagattgacaagaaaaacatgttgcaGCACCTTGATTTGGGGTTGTATCTCATGCGGAAGCGACAACAACAGTTGGAGGAAGTTGAAATAGCTGACTGGACAACGACcgatgttttttttatggtatgtCATCGGCCTTGACCAAGTGCCGTTAATAATTACACATTATCCATACACACCTTTATCGGAGGTNNNNNNNNNNNNNNNNNNNNNNNNNNNNNNNNNNNNNNNNNNNNNNNNNNNNNNNNNNNNNNNNNNNNNNNNNNNNNNNNNNNNNNNNNNNNNNNNNNNNTTACCTACATTTCATGATTTTCCACCCCGACCAACAACAATGaactaagtatattgaatattcataaggaaatgacacattattgattccaaaaatgacgcattattgatgccacaaatgacgaatttcccaccctcacaaaaaataaaccaaacccaataaaatcaatctagcaagtgaacttacctctcaaaatcaatcgggacctctgaagtcagtcagctggaaagaatgtggtggacattagagaagactctttggtatttgagactccatctctaccaaaatcgaggaacaactgctgctgcggcttctagctacaaacagagatatgctactttgctttcatctggaatcttgtcagctgaatgaaaaagagaaggggctttcacttgagccatagaatcaaaacagggcaacagCTAGGTAAGAGACATTCTTCGTAATACCCAGGTTACCATAGATCGCAGGCCTCCCAACGAGCTAATGACAATCGAGTGACTATACGAtttgggagatttggatccttctaattgtgggtttgctttacattcaaaaagagaggattgtgttcttcagtttttcacagagagggaaagaggggaacaactgaagttgggtttctaacgggttagatttcaacccgattctacatgcaccctcttttaaaaactcaccgttggatgaaatccaacggctcttacatacccctcaaaaacaccccttataacttcccACTCACTATAGAAACTCCCTAAAAAGTATGGATTCGTCATGACCTGAAATATACTTTAGATTTCAACAAAATCCACagcttttttgtttccttcaaAATCAATGACTTTTCTAATGGtttatgctaaaatatgaatatggtttgaatactttagGTTAAGTTGTATTCTTCTCTATAAAGAgatatataggagtttacatgAGTGCTTTACAAGGAATAGATATAGTAATCAATTAGGATAGTATCTCataattatacaatgatttgtcaactatataaaataagaaagtaaattCCTTAActaatcaagaaaataaatcacCTTAaataattaggagactcacgtcaacactcattctcaagttggtgcatatacgtcaccaatgcccaacttggtAAGTGAGTCATAAAATACTCTTCCACAAACAGTTTTAGTTAAGACATTTGCCAGTTGATCTTCTGATTTTATGAATGGTAGGCCGATGATCTTAttctcacttttttctttgatgaaatgtctatccacctcaacatgtttggttcgatcatgttgaactAGATTATGAGCAATATCGATAGCTGACATGTTGTCACAATGCAACGTCATTGGCTTTTCTGGGTTGAAGCCCAATTCTGTTAAAAGTCTTCTGATCCATAATAATTCACAAACTCTTTGAGCCATTCCTCTATACTCTGCTTTTGCATTAGACCGAGAAatcacattttgttttttacttcGCCAAGTGACTAGGTTACCTTTCACGAATGTAAAGTAACTAGAAGTAAAGCGTCTATCTGTAATGGACCTAGCCCAATCAACATTTGtatatccaacaacttcaagATCTCCATTTTTTGAGAACATTAATCCCTTCCCAGGGGCTGACTTTAAGTACCTTAAGATCCGATCAACTGcattcctatgagaaacactTGGTGAATGCATAAACTGATTAACAGCACTCACAACATATGCAATATCTGGTCTTGTGTGTGGGTTTGTGTTGTaatatttacttttctttataaataaataaataaataactagaCCTTTGTAGGTTCTTTAGAGTCATGATTGTATACACCCAAATTTTTATGAACTTAAAAAAATCCATTAAGTCACAGATTGAATAAAccccaaaatatttataaaacctAATTGATTACGTGTGGACCTTTAATcgtttttaatgttttattattattttttatataagtgatattTAGGGAATGAGAAGTCGAACCTAAGACTTCGAGTGCATAGGGTAAATGCTCTTACAAGGCCTTGCTCGTTTTGTAGTgttttagtgttttttttttttcaaacaatatTGAGGGAAGGGGGAATCAAACATAGGACCTCTCTACACtggtgaatttttttaatcactttaACTATAAGCCCCTTAcgtttttaatatatatatatatatattttttttttgcgtaAAGAAGAAACTATTaaagaaatttgattttacatttttagaatctatttgttaaaaaaagtaatctaattttattgaataatttttgtagtcaattaaaattataaatttataatccCTAAACCCTCCGTTTGAAGAGGAGGAACTCATATTTTCATTGTTAGGCATTTTAAACatgaaatttattaaattatacgTGGGGAGATCGTAGAAATTGAGAAGTTTAATTGCAGCCAAAAGAATCGTCATTTCGCAATTTTTATTGAGCATGAATTCGTTTTCACTGTTATTTTTGTCATTTCTAAAATTTGATACacataaattcaaacactaaaattattaattaaaaaaaataatcaataaatatcTAATTGCCGCCATTTAATAGTTTTATGcaatttttaattcttttcttcgctattttgttatttttttccttttaaactGAAAGCCCTAAACTCTCAAAAACCCTTGTAAAAACCCTTGGTTAAGGCGCGGTAAGGACCAAACGACTAGAAACAGAAATgggcaagaagaagaaaagagccGAATCAGAAGCCGAAGCAGAGCAAGAGAACAAAGTCGACACTGTTAATGGCGATTCTCATAAGAaagacaagaagaagaagcacaacgTCGACAAAGCCGCGCTGATACCTACTGTGAGCGTAGCCGTCCCCGGCTCCATCATCCACAACGCTCAATCCCTCGAACTCGCCACCAGAGTATTTTCTCTCTCCGTTTTCTCACCATCCAAACAGATAATTGCTTTATGTTTCTCATTTCACTTCCTGTTCAGTTTtctaattatgattttttgtttattaaaaaaaatctcagtTGGCTGGTCAGATTGCTCGTGCCATGACGATTTTCCGAATCGACGAGGTTTCTAAATttactctttcttcttcagcaTTAGTGGATTTGTTATATCAATTGATGTTTAAAGTACGCAAATTTGATTGATATGCAGTTGATTATTCTGTAAACAGGTGGTGATATTTGACAACAAGAGTGAGTCTGGTTCACCACCAGAAGCTAATTCGGATGAGGATGAAAGTGGTGCTGCTTTTCTTGTACGAATCTTGAGGTACCTTGAGACACCTCAATATTTGAGAAAAGCTCTGTTTCCAAAACATAACAGCTTAAGATTTGTGGTGAGATTCCCCAATTGTTCATTTATGCTATGCAGTAAGCACATTGGTAATTGATTATCAAGTTTATTACATCTTGGCTTAAATTTCTTTTCAGGGTATGTTGCCTCCACTTGATGCTCCGCACCATCTTCGCAAACATGAATGGGGTCCGTTTCGGGAAGGTAAAGTGTAATGGATGGAATTTAAGACTTGTTCTGCTATTGGAAATACTGTGCCTACTGGAATACAAAAATTGTCTGACTATACTTGCTTATACTCAAGTCAAGATGAGCATGTTCAAGACATTGAACAAGAACCAAAATGAGAAATGAGCTGGTTCAGTTCAGACTTCCCAttgtaaatgaatttcatcatttagtttagtttctttgttttctgtttcGACCTATGGCCTTATTTTGCGGGAGCTTGCGGTAAATTTATAGGTGTCACACTAAAAGAAAGATCTCCTAACCCTGCGGGAACACTAGTTGATGTGGGTTTGAGTAAGGTACTCTCTCATATTCTAGGTTTACTGTTACAAGAGTTATTGTTTGATAGTTTCTTCTTTGCCTTTTCCTCCCGCCTTAGCCAGTAATTGATTTAGTGATGAAAATGCAGAATGTCAACGTTGATCAAGTACTTGAACCTGGGACGAGAGTTACTGTGGCTATGGGAGCCAACCGGAATTTGGATGCTGGTAATGATTTTTCCTGAATTCATTTGTGGCCTTTCCTGATTCCTTTCTTTATCATTAATGGAGGTTtctgcttttatttttattttttatactatGAATCCAAATGGGTAAAGGCTTTTTTTCTATTGCATTCATCTAGATATATCACGCCAGGTTGTTTCATCTTCCAAGCCTAGGGAAGAAGCAGGAACGTATTGGGGGTACAAAGTGCGCTATGCTTCCAATATTACTTCAGTAAGGAATGAATGCCCATACAAGGTATTCATGCGTTCACTCTATGACCTCTCTCTCAGAGCCCTTCTTCCCCTTACCAATTCATGGATTTTTGGTTAACCATTCAGATAGGGCCTTTCttcatcaatttcttttattcaatcaCAGGGTGGCTATGATCACTCAATTGGTACCTCAGAGCATGGTCAGATTATTAATTCCTCTGATCTCACTATACCTACCTTCAGGTACTTTTCTCTAAACGCGCTAACCATAGATAAGATTGTTTTTCTAGATGTGGTGAGTATTGCTTTCTTTGGGTAGCTGGTCCTTAGCCACTTAAGGCAATTGTTGTGCTCTGTATCTTGTAATTGGATAGATGCCTACTGTGTTGGGTATTCATCAACTAGATGGCTTAGTTACTGGTCAGGCTCTTGATGTACCTGGGATGGAATTTCAGCCTCCTTCAATCTGTTAACCTCTGTGCAGTGATAAATTCTTTTTGCGGAATATGTAGAAAATTGGTGAGATCTGACAGTCAAAATCCATTTAAAATGACTCAGGCCAATTGAACCATCTATATTTTGAGAAGTTATGAACTATGCACCCTGCCTCCTTTAAATTATTTGCTACGTGAGGAATAGTAGGTGAGTGCTATGCAGGCACATATCATTAAGCATAACATCGATACCAACCCACCcacctcttcttccttccattACTTTTCTACAGGTACTTGAATTGTTCCTCAATAATTGTGGTTTCTTTAGTTTAATTGTTAAGTAGTTGTCCTGGCGTCCTTCTCAGAGATTTGGGCTGAAGGAAACCATTTCATCTCTATTACAATATTCTATGTCAAAAATTGTGTTAAGCAGAAACTGAAAAGGGTAAATAAGAGAATTACTGTAAAGTATTTTTCCTGTTGAATGTTTTGATTTGTATGCTGATTGAATTCAGTTGTGTTTACAGGATTATGGAcctatattttgaattttttgccAGTGAATTTGTAGCAATATATCAGATTTCCTCTTTTAAGTTTCTAGATATTTTACATCTTTTTACTATTACTACTTTCAACtgtattaagaattttttggGCATTTGTTGGCCATGAAGCAAATGTGAAACTATATACATCGAAATGCTGTACTCATTACGCCGctgatattttttaattgactGAATGAATGATTTGGCAGGCATCTATTGATTGCTTTTGGTGGACTTGCTGGGTTGGAAGAGAGCATTGAAGAAGATAATAACTTAAAGGTAAGGTTCCTATGGCTTTGGTTTGATACTTTGAATTGCAAATGGCTGTGGTGTAGCCTGGTGTAAGTAGCTAGAAAATAATAACAGGCCTTATAGTTCTGcaggaaatttttttcaactttgaatTGTTAATGGCTGGGTTGGAGTCTGGTGCTACCAGCTAAAACCTTCATCAAGCCCTTGTTTTGTCTTTAGTTTTTCCCTTCTTCCTTCCATTTTCCTCGTTACAAACTTCATTGAAATTCTTAcaactttcctttttctgttgTTGACATTCAATTAGTTCTTGATTTTGCTTGGGATGTAATTTGAGTcaatttactttaatttcttGATGGGGTTTATGATGGTGATGataggaagagagaagaggatgAGAGTGAGGAGGAATATAGGAAAGTCTTCAGATTCGAAAGGGAAATTGTGGAAGAAACTTTTAAAAGCCATGCttatttgtattattaatttgaatttttagtaTAAAATGTCTTAAAGTAGCTATAAGGTGTAAAAACAAACAGCTCCATATGTCTGGATAACTCAAAAATTTGTTGCGTTTAAACTtatttaccccaaaaaaatccCCTTATTGGACTTCTGAACATCTTTATGATCTTGGAAACACATTTGCTTGATGAGGCACAACTTCTAGTATTTTGTTTAACTGAAAGTAAGGATAGAAAGGAAATGGTACTGAATACTGTTTTTATTGCTTCTTTTTTAAGGCAAAAAATGTGCGAGAGGTATTTGATTTGTATTTGAACACATGTCCACATCAGGGGAGTCGAACAATTCGAACAGAGGTATTTTTAGTATCTCTTTGCTTTTCTATTCATGGATGAGAATTTCGTATTGAAACTTGTGTTATTATGGCTTAATTTGCATCTTCATGAACAGGAAGCCATTTTCATTTCACTTCAGTATTTCCAAGAACCAATCAACAGAGCATTGCTGAGAGTTTAGCATTAGAGCTTACTATTTGCAGGACATTGAGAATTTCCACAATTGGGGTCAAGATGGGGAATCTGATTCTTGATTTGGCTACTAACATTTTGAAAGACGGGATTAGTTACTTTGCGGCAGATAGAGTATCCTCTTCTTTTTCgctatttaattttttccccAACTAGTTCGCAAGCTCAACTTTAAGCTGCTTGTTTCAGTGTACAATAGTCTAGTCTGAGCTGCCATGTTGGGAATGACTTTACAATCCCTTTCTTTTTGGAAGGAAAGTATGTTCAAATTGATGTTGTAATCCATGTCAATATTGCAGAGCATAGATGGTGAGCTTCTGAGCATGGTCTtatattgttttcttgttgtaAACGTGTAAAATACACAATTATTTTCAGAGTTGAAATTATGGCATTATTGTCTTAAAATTTATTCAACACTTCATTCATGAACCTAGTGTGAAAAAGAACATAGAACTTTCAGGCAATTATAGAAAAGTTTGTTGGAAAAATGTTGAGGGCACACCATTTGTTATAAAATCAATTATTCATTATGCTGATCTAGTGTGCGCGTGTCCGTTactcaaagaaaataatttgtttatgTATATTTTTGAGTGGTTTTGGTTACAATAACGAGTGTataaactgaaaagaaaatggtcaACTAGTAGGTTTTTCATGTCATTATATTCATGCCACGTTAGCTTTTATAACCCTTGATTAAGCGAGGATCTAAATTCTTTggaatttcaaataaaaaagccaTTTTTGATCCCTATAATTGATCACTTTGATCATTAAGGTCCTTTTGGTTccaatttgatcaattttttcATTATAATTTGAATTCCTGATCAATTTTGTCACTGTAATTTCAATTCTAAGTAATTCAAAGACAATCCCCATTTTTGTCAAATTATTCTAATATAGAGGGGCACTTCGGTCCAATCTTACAACCCCTCCCCAAACACTTGACAACCATCCTTCCTCCCCCTCCTGACCCAAACTCCTCCTCCTAACTCACCCTGCTCCACCCCTCCCCAACCATCTTATCCCTTCCCTTCTCCCCCCCTCTCTCGACTCAACATTATGCTCTCTCCCTCCACATTCaccttttcctctctctctctctctctctctctctctctctctattatCAAAACCTCTCCTCCTGaacccaaattttcaaaaacaaagGCCAGAGATTAAGACTAAAAAGTCACACAATTGTTTATTCAAGATTGGAGGTAAGGGACTTTGAGACTTGAAAGCATAAGAAAAGCTATAACAAGGGGCTGCTGGGGTGGCTGTGAGAGTGGTTGGGGAGGAGCTGCACGATTGGACTGAAATGCCCCTTTATATTAGAGTAATTTGACATAAATTGGAG
The window above is part of the Prunus dulcis chromosome 1, ALMONDv2, whole genome shotgun sequence genome. Proteins encoded here:
- the LOC117622073 gene encoding putative methyltransferase C9orf114, giving the protein MGKKKKRAESEAEAEQENKVDTVNGDSHKKDKKKKHNVDKAALIPTVSVAVPGSIIHNAQSLELATRLAGQIARAMTIFRIDEVVIFDNKSESGSPPEANSDEDESGAAFLVRILRYLETPQYLRKALFPKHNSLRFVGMLPPLDAPHHLRKHEWGPFREGVTLKERSPNPAGTLVDVGLSKNVNVDQVLEPGTRVTVAMGANRNLDADISRQVVSSSKPREEAGTYWGYKVRYASNITSVRNECPYKGGYDHSIGTSEHGQIINSSDLTIPTFRHLLIAFGGLAGLEESIEEDNNLKAKNVREVFDLYLNTCPHQGSRTIRTEEAIFISLQYFQEPINRALLRV